The following nucleotide sequence is from Devosia salina.
GCGACGAGGCCAATCCGCGCGTCAAGACCTTCGACAGCTTCGGCGCGGCCGTGCAGGCGGTGAAGGCCGGTGACGTCGATGCGGTGATCGCCGATCAGGCCGCGTCCGCGGGCTATATCGGCGCCGATCCCGGAGCCTTCAAGCAGGCCGGCGCGGCCATCAAGTCCGATCCCTTCGGTTTCATCCTGACCCCCGGCTCCGACCTCGTCGAACCTTTCAACGCCGCCCTCGCGCAGATGAAGGCCGATGGCTGGCTCGACGAGCGCATCAACTACTGGTTCTTCGAATACGCGGCTGAGTAAGACCGGCGCAAGGCAGCCGGCCCCAAGGCTCCTGCCCGCCCTCCCCCTTGAGGGGAGGGTAGCGCAGCCTGGCTGCAAGCCTTAGCGAAGCTGGGGTGGGGGTGTCGGTCGTTTGGCGCCGTCCGAATGCGCTCCATCACCCCCACCCTCATTCCCTCCCCTCAAGGGGGAGGGAGGCGCAAGACCCGCCTGATCGGTTGTACCCGTCGCCCATGATCTGCCGCCCATGACCTATCGCCCCCGCCGCCCCTCCGTCCTTGCCCGCATGCCATGGTGGCTGCTGGCCATCGGCCTGCTCTTCGTGCTGGGGCTCTGGGCGATCACCAGCAACCAGACCTATGCCACCATCTTCCGCACCCTTTCGGGCGGTGTCGTCACCACGCTCTGGGTAACCATTCTCGCCTTCGTGTCGGCGACTGTGCTGGGCCTGCTGATCGCCCTGGCCCGCACCTCGGGCAATCGGGTCCTGCGCGAGATCGCGACCTTCTATGTCGAGATCATCCGCGGCGTGCCGATCCTGGTCTTTCTCTTCTACATCGCCTTCGTTGCGGCCCCGGCAATGGTCGCCGGCTTCAACTGGGCGCTCGCCCCTTTGATCGACTGGGGCTGGATTGCCCCCGCCACCGTGCGCGGCTTCGACTTCGTCTGGCGAGCGATCTTCGCGTTAACCATTTGCTATTCCGCCTTCATCGCCGAAATCTTCCGCGCCGGCATCGAGGCGGTGGGGCGCGGGCAGATCGAGGCCGCCCGCTCGCTGGGCCTCGGCCGCTGGCACTGCTTCCGCCTCGTCATCTTTCCCCAGGCCCTGCGCACCATATTGCCCCCGCTCGGCAATGATTTCGTCTCCATGGTCAAGGACTCGGCGCTGGTCTCGGCTCTGGGCGTGCAGGACATCACCCAATTGGGCAAGCTCTCCGCCTCCTCGAGCTTCCTGTTCTTCGAAACCTACAATGTCGTTGCCTTCCTCTACCTGACCATGACCATCTCGCTCTCACTCCTGGTGCGCTGGCTGGAGCGGGTCATGGATGGGCGGGCCGGCCGTTAGGTCCCGGCCCGGCTTGCAGCCCGCAATTGGGCTCCCCATGTTAGGCCGGCACCCTTGGAGGACCCCATGCATCCCATCGCCCGCCTTGCCGTCGTCGCCGTCGCAGCGCTCTCCCTGGCCGCCTGCGGCAATCGCAACGAAGTAGGCAATGTCGGGGTCGATTGGACCGGCAATGACATTTCCATCGAGGCGGTGGCCGACCCGGACGTCGATGGGGTCGTGTGTCATCTGGCCTTCTTCAACCGCTCCTTCATCGACAGGCTGAGCCAGGGCAACTGGTTCGAGGACCCGTCCTATTCGGCGCTTGACTGCTCGGCCATCGGCCCGATCACCGTGGGTGACATCGCAACCCGCGCCGGGGGCGAGGAAATCTTCCAGCAGGGCCGTTCGCTCATCTGGAAGTCGCTGCGCGTCACCCGCATCTATGACGCGGCCAACAATTCACTGATCTATCTCGCCCATGCCCGCCAGATCCAGCAGGGCTCGGGCAAAATGAGCCTGTCGGTCGTGCCGCTCAACGGCCTTGATGTCACCTGGACCAATGGCGCGCCTGCGGCCCAGCCCATGGAAGGCTCGGTGATGGTGCAATAACTGCCCGTGCTGTCCATCCCGCCGCGCCGCCATCCCCTCCATCGCCAGGTAGGGCATTTGATGCAAATTTGACGAAAATCACGCCGGTCTCCGAGAGACCTCGGCAATCTGGCGCGCCCACGCTGCCTTTGGTCAACCGGTTGTCCGGAGGGGCAATTGAAACAGGTGTTCGCCCATCTCTCGGCCAATGCTGCCGATCTGGCCTTCAGCGTGGCCTTCTTCCTCATCTGCTATCTCATCGCTCGCCTGCTCAAGGTGGCGCCGCCCGTGGCCTTGGGCTTTGCGGTCCTGCCCATGCTGGTGCTCTACTGGCTGCAGAACCCGGGCGTACCGGCCCGGCTGATGGCGGCGCTCTCCTGATCGTCGGCATTTCCGCGCGAGGCCGCGACAAGGAACAGCTTGCCGACCATGCCCCGAACTAGGCAAAAGCGTTCCGCCTGATGCCGCTTCAAGCGGCACGGGTCAGCACGATATTCTTTCATTCAATCAATAGTGGACCCGCGGTGCTGCGGGCAGAGGAAGACGACCATGGCAATCCTGATTGGCGATACCGCTCCAGATTTCACCCTCGATTCCACCGAGGGCCCCATCCACTTCCACGATTACATCGACGGCTCCTGGGCGGTCCTGTTCAGTCACCCCAAGAATTATACCCCGGTCTGCACGACCGAGCTGGGCTATACCGCCAAGCTCAAGGACGAGTTCGCCAAGCGTGGCGTCAAGGTGCTGGGCCTCTCGGTCGACAAGCTCGAGGATCACACCGGCTGGGCGCGCGACATCGAGGAAACCCAGGGGTCGGCGCTGAATTTCCCGCTCCTGGCCGATACCGAGGGCGAGGTGGCGCGCAAATATGACATGATCCACCCCAATGCCGACAACACCCTGACGGTGCGCTCGCTCTTCGTCATCGGCCCGGACAAGAAGGTGAAGCTCAAGATCGAATATCCCGCCTCCACGGGCCGCAATTTCGATGAGATCCTGCGCGTTATCGACAGCCTGCAGCTCACGGCAAAGCACCAGGTCGCCACGCCGGTGAACTGGAAGAACGGCGAGGACGTCATCATTGTCCCGGCCGTCTCCAACGAGGCGGCCAAGGCCAAGTACCCCCAGGGCTGGAAGGAACTGAAGCCCTATCTGCGCATTGTGCCCCAGCCGCAGGGTTGAGCCCCGGCGATCCGTTTTCTCCCTGACCAACTTTGAGGGCGGTGGCGTGGCCATCGCCCTTTTTCTATGGCGGCCCCCGGTCGAACTCCGTCACATTCGTGCCGCATTACGACGCGGAGCCGTGCCATGGCAGCGGTTTTCTTCCGCTGAGACTGTCCGGTTTCGCGGTTTCGGCACGCTTTGTCGGAACCGTTGCCCATAGGTCACACCGCGCAAACCGGTTTCCCCGTTGGTGGCAATCGGGCTGTCGCAGGGCGACGATCCAGCCATTTCGCGGATTCTGGTTCTACGGTTTCCACTTTCTCAACGGCAGCATGGTCCTCGCTGTCCCGTTTTTCGGCTCCCGGACCTGGGGCGGGAGGTCGCACTTGCGCCTGCCGCCCAGATTCCGGCCCGGCTTGCCTCTATTGAAGCGCCATCGACAACTTCAGCGAGCCTCAGGACCATTGACTAAGAAAGCCGTTATCGCCGCCGCATCTGCTGCAGCCCTTCTCATCTTTTCCCCTGCAGCCTATGCCCAGTGTGGCGGCGCCTCCTGGTACGGTCCCGGATTTAACGGCAAGGTTGCCGCGTCCGGGCAGATTTTCGACCAGAACGCCATGACCGCGGCGCACCGGACCCTTCCCTTCGGCACCAAGGTCGAAGTGACCGACCAGACCACCGGCCGTTCGGTGGAAGTCACCATCAACGATCGTGGACCCTACCACGGCAAGCGCATCATCGATCTGTCCAAGGGCGCCGCGGCGGCCCTCGGCTTCCAGAACCGGGGCGTCACCTCGGTCTGTATCGCGCAGAAATAAGCTTCGCCTCCTCCCGAGACGACATGGGCTGCCCGGAATGCCGGGCAGCCCTTTTTCACGCCTCCGCCATCTCTGCCTTGAGCACCGCGTCGATCTCGGCCATCACCGCGGCGGGCAGGGGGCCCTTGTCGAGCGCGCCCAGATTGTCCCGCACCTGCGCCTCGGTCTTGAAGCCGGGAATGGGAATGGTGTGTGGCGAGCGCGCCAGGATCCAGCCCAGCGCTCCCTGGGCCGGGCTGCGGCCACCGCTGGTCAACAGGTCCCGCAGGGCGGCCAACCGGGCAAGCGCTTCCGGCGTTGGGGCGCCGTCCCGGAAATGCTTCACCCAGCTATGTCCCGCCCCGCGCACATCCCCCGTTCCGAACCGGGTCTCCGGCCCGAATTTGCCCGAGAGCAATCCCATGGCCAGCGGCGAGCGGTTGAGACTGGCCAGGTTCGCCTCTGCACATAGCGCCAGCATTTCCGGCCCGTCATGAAACAGGTTCAGTTCCTGCTGCACGGCCGTGAAATGCGGAAACTTCAGCATGCGCCGGGCCGCTGCAGCATCGTCCGTGCTCCAGCCCCAGGCGCCGATGCGGCCGGCCTCGGCCAGTGCCTCCAGCGCCGCCCCCGCGGCATCGGCCTCCGCCGCGCTGAGTTCACCGGGATGGATCTGGTAGAGATCGATCCGCTCCACCCCCAGCCGCTTCAGCGACTGTGCATTGGCCCAGTCGATGTAATCAGGGGTCACATCAATGGCCAGCAGGGCCCGCTTGGCCGCGTCATAGGTGAAGCCGAACTTGGTGGCGATCCTCACCTCGCCCCGGCGCCCCTTGATCGCGGCCCCGATCACCGCCTCGCTGTGGCCCGTGCCATAGGCGTCGGCGCTGTCGATCAGCGTGGCGCCCAGCTCGAGGCCGATCTGCAGGGCGCGGATCGATTGCGCATCGTCCACCTCGCCCCAGCCATCATTGCGGCCATCCAGGGTAAAATGCCCGCCAATGGCCCAACCGCCCAGGCCAATGGCGCCGACACTCGGGCCGCTGCGGCCCAGACTGCGCATCTGGGTCATTTGCGGCCTCCGGTCAGGTCGAGACCAGCGACATAATCATCGATCTGGTCGCGCTCGATCCCCAGATCGGCCAGAAGGTGGTTGTCCAGCATATTCAGCCTGCGGCGGGTGAAGTTACGCATGTGCCAGGCGTGCAGCCGGCGGGTGATTGGTTCGAACATGATGCTCTCCTTGGAAGGGCGGCATGGCCGAACCCGTCTGCAGACGCGGTGTGCCTGCATTTCATATCTGGTTCAGCCTGTCGGTGTTGCGAAGCCAAGCCGGGCTCCGTTGCGACAAGAATTGCGCAAAAGCAGAGCCTTGCGCTACGCTCGGGAACGCAAACCGCTTTGCAGGAATGAAAAATGGACTTCTCCTGGGATGATCTGCGGCTGTTCCTCGATGTCGCCCGGCTGGGCGGGCTGAGCGCCGCGACCCAGACCACGGGCCTGTCGGCCGCCACTTTGGGGCGCCGCGTCACCGCGCTCGAGCGCCAGGTGGGCGAGCCGCTCTTCGTGCGCAGCCAGACCGGCTATCGCCTCACCCAGTCCGGCGAGGACCTGCTGCTGCGCGCCGAGGAGGTCGAGGCGGCCATGCTCTCATTGAAGCGCTGGCAGGACGGCGCCATCGGCGAGCGGGTAGTGCGGGTATCGGCCGGTCCCTGGACCTCGGCCTTTCTCGCCCGCCACATTGCCAGCATCTGGACCGCGGGCGATCGCTTCGCGCTGGAACTGGTCACCGCCAGCCACAAGGTCGATATCGGCCGCCGCCATGCCGATATCGGCATTCGCAACCAGCGCCCCACCGAACAATGGCTGGCCGGCCGCCTCATCGGCAAGGTCGCCTATGGGCTCTATGCCCGGCCCGAACTGGTCAGTGGCGTGGCGGCTGGCTATTTCGTCGGCGTTGCCGGCGATGCCAGCCAGACCCATTCCGCCCGCTGGCTTCACGCCCGCCATGGCGATCGCATCGCCACCCGCGGCAATGACGCCATGAGTGTCATGGAGCTGGTGGCGGCGGGCGCCGGCATGTCGGTCTTTCCCTGTTTCGTGGGCGACAGCGAGCCGCGCATCGACCGCATGGCCGGCACCATCCCCGAACTCGAGACCGAGCAATGGCTCGTGTCGCACCACGAGGAGCGGCATACCCCGGCCGTCCGCACGGTGGCCGACCGCATCGTTGACCTGATGCATGCCCATGCCCCGCTGTTCCGGGGTGAGGCTGCCCATGGTCAATAAATCTGCCAGAAAATATCCCGCATTAGCGGTATGTTAGAAGATTTCGATCAGTATTCGCACCGGATGCAGGAAATATTGGTGGGCGATGCAATGCGCGCTTACGCTTATGTCGTGGGGCACGAAAGCGGCCCTGGCGCGGCACTGATGGATATGGCGCGCGGATTGGGCTTTGCC
It contains:
- a CDS encoding amino acid ABC transporter permease, with protein sequence MTYRPRRPSVLARMPWWLLAIGLLFVLGLWAITSNQTYATIFRTLSGGVVTTLWVTILAFVSATVLGLLIALARTSGNRVLREIATFYVEIIRGVPILVFLFYIAFVAAPAMVAGFNWALAPLIDWGWIAPATVRGFDFVWRAIFALTICYSAFIAEIFRAGIEAVGRGQIEAARSLGLGRWHCFRLVIFPQALRTILPPLGNDFVSMVKDSALVSALGVQDITQLGKLSASSSFLFFETYNVVAFLYLTMTISLSLLVRWLERVMDGRAGR
- a CDS encoding CreA family protein, with amino-acid sequence MHPIARLAVVAVAALSLAACGNRNEVGNVGVDWTGNDISIEAVADPDVDGVVCHLAFFNRSFIDRLSQGNWFEDPSYSALDCSAIGPITVGDIATRAGGEEIFQQGRSLIWKSLRVTRIYDAANNSLIYLAHARQIQQGSGKMSLSVVPLNGLDVTWTNGAPAAQPMEGSVMVQ
- a CDS encoding peroxiredoxin; translation: MAILIGDTAPDFTLDSTEGPIHFHDYIDGSWAVLFSHPKNYTPVCTTELGYTAKLKDEFAKRGVKVLGLSVDKLEDHTGWARDIEETQGSALNFPLLADTEGEVARKYDMIHPNADNTLTVRSLFVIGPDKKVKLKIEYPASTGRNFDEILRVIDSLQLTAKHQVATPVNWKNGEDVIIVPAVSNEAAKAKYPQGWKELKPYLRIVPQPQG
- a CDS encoding septal ring lytic transglycosylase RlpA family protein; the protein is MTKKAVIAAASAAALLIFSPAAYAQCGGASWYGPGFNGKVAASGQIFDQNAMTAAHRTLPFGTKVEVTDQTTGRSVEVTINDRGPYHGKRIIDLSKGAAAALGFQNRGVTSVCIAQK
- a CDS encoding aldo/keto reductase, producing MTQMRSLGRSGPSVGAIGLGGWAIGGHFTLDGRNDGWGEVDDAQSIRALQIGLELGATLIDSADAYGTGHSEAVIGAAIKGRRGEVRIATKFGFTYDAAKRALLAIDVTPDYIDWANAQSLKRLGVERIDLYQIHPGELSAAEADAAGAALEALAEAGRIGAWGWSTDDAAAARRMLKFPHFTAVQQELNLFHDGPEMLALCAEANLASLNRSPLAMGLLSGKFGPETRFGTGDVRGAGHSWVKHFRDGAPTPEALARLAALRDLLTSGGRSPAQGALGWILARSPHTIPIPGFKTEAQVRDNLGALDKGPLPAAVMAEIDAVLKAEMAEA
- a CDS encoding DUF1127 domain-containing protein, with product MFEPITRRLHAWHMRNFTRRRLNMLDNHLLADLGIERDQIDDYVAGLDLTGGRK
- a CDS encoding LysR family transcriptional regulator, translating into MDFSWDDLRLFLDVARLGGLSAATQTTGLSAATLGRRVTALERQVGEPLFVRSQTGYRLTQSGEDLLLRAEEVEAAMLSLKRWQDGAIGERVVRVSAGPWTSAFLARHIASIWTAGDRFALELVTASHKVDIGRRHADIGIRNQRPTEQWLAGRLIGKVAYGLYARPELVSGVAAGYFVGVAGDASQTHSARWLHARHGDRIATRGNDAMSVMELVAAGAGMSVFPCFVGDSEPRIDRMAGTIPELETEQWLVSHHEERHTPAVRTVADRIVDLMHAHAPLFRGEAAHGQ